From a single Paenibacillus sp. FSL W8-0426 genomic region:
- the pdaB gene encoding polysaccharide deacetylase family sporulation protein PdaB yields the protein MNSFYVFSGKKIKRYLIVLAAAVFAIGIIYLETGDVSVFSEDTPSAVYSVPTEKKVIALTFDISWGDKRTEPILKVLKENNVQKATFFLSSPWSKTHPEIVSAIKDAGYEIGSHGHKHDNYSRMTEEEIRKQIMTAHSILTDLTGKEPNLLRLPNGDFDKRVLQVASSLNYQVVQWDTDSLDWKNPGAQTIVDRVVSKAHPGDIVLLHASDSSKQTHEALPAIIAKLRQQGYEFATVSELLNHSNVKGSEVRDQAISQ from the coding sequence ATGAACTCGTTCTATGTATTCAGCGGCAAAAAAATCAAACGGTATCTGATCGTGCTGGCTGCTGCCGTGTTTGCGATTGGAATCATCTATTTGGAAACCGGGGACGTTTCCGTATTTTCGGAGGACACGCCATCTGCTGTGTATAGTGTGCCCACCGAGAAAAAAGTAATCGCTCTTACCTTTGACATCAGTTGGGGCGATAAACGCACAGAACCGATCCTGAAAGTGCTCAAAGAGAACAACGTGCAGAAAGCAACCTTCTTTCTATCATCTCCTTGGAGCAAAACACATCCTGAAATCGTCAGTGCAATCAAAGATGCAGGGTACGAAATCGGCAGTCATGGCCACAAACACGACAACTACAGCAGAATGACGGAAGAAGAGATTCGCAAACAAATTATGACAGCTCACAGCATTTTAACCGATTTGACGGGAAAAGAACCAAACCTCCTGCGTCTGCCGAATGGCGATTTTGACAAACGTGTGCTCCAGGTCGCGAGCAGTCTGAACTATCAGGTGGTGCAGTGGGATACGGATTCCCTCGACTGGAAGAATCCAGGTGCACAGACCATTGTGGACCGCGTTGTCAGCAAAGCCCACCCCGGAGACATCGTTCTACTTCATGCAAGCGATTCTTCCAAACAAACGCATGAAGCGCTTCCTGCCATTATCGCCAAACTGCGCCAACAAGGCTACGAGTTTGCCACCGTGTCCGAACTGCTGAACCATTCCAACGTAAAGGGATCTGAAGTTCGCGATCAAGCCATTTCTCAGTAA
- a CDS encoding stage II sporulation protein M, producing the protein MFKFSTFLEGMGSIRSAIVWSFILFAAGIGIGWISTGALEDVLLGQIRGLREASEQLEQGGNVQWNFFLFIFFNNAIKSVLVIYAGIFFGILPVVFLLINGMVIGFLVNVTTSNGASLFDIVVKGLLPHGIIEIPVIIIACAFGLKFGGLALRSLIQLGGQKRQQTGRQWAQFLRTTIAASCWIVILLFIAAIIESTITYSIVRG; encoded by the coding sequence ATGTTTAAATTCAGCACCTTTCTAGAAGGTATGGGCTCCATTCGGAGCGCGATTGTATGGTCGTTCATATTGTTTGCCGCAGGAATCGGTATTGGGTGGATCAGTACGGGAGCGCTTGAAGATGTATTATTGGGGCAGATCAGGGGCTTGCGCGAAGCCAGTGAGCAATTGGAGCAAGGGGGCAACGTGCAGTGGAACTTCTTCTTGTTCATTTTCTTCAACAATGCCATTAAAAGTGTGCTGGTCATATATGCCGGTATTTTCTTTGGAATATTGCCAGTGGTTTTTCTCCTGATTAATGGGATGGTGATCGGATTTCTCGTTAATGTTACGACGAGTAATGGTGCAAGTCTGTTCGATATCGTTGTTAAAGGATTGCTGCCTCATGGCATTATCGAAATACCTGTAATTATTATTGCCTGCGCATTTGGGCTGAAATTTGGCGGATTGGCGCTGCGTAGTTTGATTCAGCTTGGCGGCCAGAAACGTCAACAGACCGGTCGGCAATGGGCACAATTTCTGCGTACGACGATAGCCGCTTCATGTTGGATCGTTATTCTGTTATTTATTGCCGCCATTATAGAGAGCACGATTACGTATAGCATTGTGCGTGGATAA
- the gerD gene encoding spore germination lipoprotein GerD, whose translation MKRPLWQLCGVMLGLSVALAGCGSDQNYSAPQGSYKEMKTMVVDILKSDEGKKAVEEAITGQSSSGAGGTQGSGQGGGGTGTIGMKMLMPAQSSEQIRIAVKDTITAPEYQKEFEKIMTDPQFAGEFAKVVNAQSKQLHMQLIKDPTYQKSIEDIMKSPEVSKMFMDMTKTPEYRKQTMTVMQEVMQNPLFRMEVLTLLKKVVQDELQPKVESGGQQKQEGQSGQGQDSGDGGKDGGGDGGGGGGQGS comes from the coding sequence ATGAAACGGCCTTTATGGCAGCTTTGCGGCGTTATGCTGGGCCTCTCCGTCGCACTGGCGGGCTGTGGTTCAGATCAGAATTATTCGGCCCCCCAGGGCAGTTATAAAGAGATGAAAACAATGGTCGTCGATATTCTCAAAAGCGATGAAGGCAAAAAAGCCGTGGAGGAGGCCATAACTGGCCAAAGCTCTTCTGGGGCCGGGGGAACACAAGGTTCTGGCCAAGGCGGAGGAGGAACAGGGACGATCGGCATGAAAATGCTGATGCCTGCGCAATCCTCAGAGCAGATCCGCATCGCGGTGAAGGATACAATTACGGCTCCGGAGTACCAGAAGGAATTTGAAAAGATCATGACGGATCCGCAATTTGCGGGAGAATTCGCCAAAGTGGTCAATGCGCAAAGCAAGCAGCTTCATATGCAGCTTATTAAAGACCCTACGTACCAAAAGTCGATCGAGGACATCATGAAGTCCCCCGAGGTGTCCAAAATGTTCATGGACATGACGAAAACACCCGAATACCGTAAACAAACCATGACGGTTATGCAGGAAGTAATGCAAAATCCGCTTTTCCGCATGGAAGTGTTAACACTGCTCAAAAAGGTTGTGCAGGATGAGTTGCAGCCGAAAGTCGAAAGCGGCGGACAACAGAAGCAGGAAGGCCAAAGCGGCCAAGGTCAAGATAGCGGCGACGGCGGGAAAGATGGAGGCGGCGACGGTGGTGGCGGTGGCGGCCAAGGTTCATAA
- a CDS encoding KinB-signaling pathway activation protein, with amino-acid sequence MNLRKWLFLFWTALLIGAVGSLFTGIAMMLFNGERTNGLADILLYLLILLGSGVMISVYSQMGFFAYLILNYMGKGVFPKRAWQIIQIVLTIFALLDVMFLRLFVAGGQERLSDVVLGIIILAAAIVTAYVKVKQTHISALVPTLFFMIAATIVETIGVLRIDVNAATVFIVVPLLLCNAYQILLLHRLVEGQGLAQPVSSKGRSPKIEA; translated from the coding sequence TTGAATTTGCGTAAATGGTTGTTTCTGTTTTGGACAGCCCTGCTGATTGGGGCAGTTGGTTCCCTCTTTACCGGTATTGCTATGATGTTGTTCAACGGGGAGAGGACGAATGGTCTCGCCGATATTCTGCTTTATCTCCTCATACTGCTCGGCTCGGGCGTAATGATTAGCGTTTATTCGCAAATGGGTTTTTTCGCTTATCTGATCTTGAATTACATGGGCAAAGGCGTTTTCCCTAAACGTGCCTGGCAAATCATTCAAATTGTGCTAACCATATTTGCGCTGCTGGATGTCATGTTTTTGCGGTTGTTTGTCGCAGGGGGGCAAGAAAGATTGTCGGACGTTGTGCTCGGCATCATCATTTTGGCGGCGGCAATTGTTACCGCTTACGTAAAGGTGAAGCAAACCCACATTTCCGCGCTGGTGCCTACGCTATTTTTCATGATTGCAGCAACGATCGTGGAAACAATCGGCGTACTCCGCATCGATGTTAATGCAGCCACCGTGTTTATTGTCGTTCCATTGCTTCTGTGCAATGCATACCAGATCCTGCTGCTGCACAGACTTGTGGAGGGGCAGGGATTAGCTCAGCCGGTAAGCAGTAAAGGCAGAAGTCCTAAAATTGAAGCATAA
- the ppc gene encoding phosphoenolpyruvate carboxylase: MTETMVTASKSQSNNLLRRDVRFLGNILGEVLVHQGGTELLDVVEKIRETSKSLRAEFLPELYAEFKTMIQELDSENRHQVIRAFAIYFQLVNIAEQNHRIRRKRDYERSAGDSVQPGSIEKAVQDLKERGLSHTEVEQILEELSLELVMTAHPTEAMRRVILDIHKRISEDVMLLDNPTLTLREREQLREKLLNEVITLWQTDELRDRKPTVLDEVRNGMYYFHETLFHVLPDVYQELERCLQKYYPGHNWHVPTYLRFGSWIGGDRDGNPSVTSDVTWQTLLMQRKLAMREYQRIMIELMGHLSFSTNIINVSDELLQSIEEDRKHVTLKKVDIWRNEKEPYRIKLAYMIAKLNNVLDENKIGQPDRYDNAQGLIADLMIIDRSLRHHFADYVADTTVRKMIRQVELFGFHTAALDVRQHSQEHENAMAEILAKMNVVEDYARLTEDGKVDLLARLLEDPRPLTSAYHQYTEGTKECLDVFRTIKRAQNEFGTECITSYLISMTQGASDLLEVMVFAKEVGLFQKGSDGKIVSTLQAVPLFETIDDLHAASDIMQKLFKLPVYRASVSARNELHEIMLGYSDSNKDGGVVTANWELRVAMNAITEVGNEHGVKLKFFHGRGGALGRGGMPLNRSILAQPPHTIGGGIKITEQGEVISSRYSLKGIAYRSLEQATSALITAALNSLEPQESASERHWDSIIKDISEVSLRKYQDLIFRDPDFFTFFKESTPLPEVGELNIGSRPSKRKNSDKFEDLRAIPWVFAWTQSRYLLPAWYAAGTGLQSYYQGKEENLAVLKDMYANFPFFRTLIDTVQMAVAKADLVIAKEYSAMTSNKEARDRIYGLIEAEFNLTKDLILKITGETEILNDVPVIQESIRLRNPYVDPLSYMQVQLLSELRELRERGDDDAELLREVLLTINGIAAGLRNTG; the protein is encoded by the coding sequence ATGACTGAAACTATGGTAACCGCCAGCAAAAGCCAGTCCAACAACCTGCTTCGGCGAGACGTGCGGTTCCTGGGCAACATACTTGGAGAAGTTCTAGTCCATCAAGGCGGCACGGAACTTCTTGATGTCGTTGAGAAAATTCGGGAAACCAGCAAATCTTTGCGCGCAGAATTTTTGCCAGAGCTCTATGCAGAGTTCAAAACGATGATCCAGGAATTAGACTCGGAGAACCGTCATCAGGTAATCAGGGCTTTTGCGATTTATTTTCAATTGGTGAACATCGCTGAACAAAATCATCGGATTCGGCGCAAGCGGGATTATGAGCGTTCTGCTGGGGACAGCGTGCAGCCTGGATCAATCGAAAAGGCCGTTCAGGATCTGAAAGAGCGCGGGCTGTCTCATACGGAAGTCGAGCAGATTCTGGAGGAACTGTCTCTGGAGTTGGTTATGACGGCTCACCCTACAGAAGCTATGCGACGCGTCATTTTGGATATTCATAAACGGATTTCTGAAGACGTCATGCTGCTTGACAATCCTACGCTGACGTTGCGTGAACGTGAACAGTTGCGAGAAAAGCTGCTGAATGAGGTCATCACCTTGTGGCAGACCGATGAGCTTCGGGACCGCAAGCCGACCGTGCTTGATGAAGTCCGCAACGGGATGTATTACTTTCACGAAACGCTGTTCCACGTACTTCCGGACGTATATCAGGAGCTTGAACGCTGCCTGCAAAAATATTACCCTGGCCACAACTGGCATGTACCGACGTATTTGCGCTTCGGTTCCTGGATTGGGGGAGACCGGGACGGAAATCCATCGGTAACTTCAGACGTAACGTGGCAAACGCTGCTCATGCAGCGCAAGCTCGCGATGCGCGAGTACCAGCGGATCATGATCGAACTGATGGGCCATCTCAGTTTCAGCACGAACATCATCAATGTATCCGATGAATTGCTGCAATCCATTGAAGAGGATCGCAAACACGTTACGTTGAAAAAGGTCGACATTTGGCGCAACGAGAAGGAGCCATACCGCATCAAGTTGGCCTACATGATCGCCAAGCTCAACAATGTGCTTGATGAAAACAAAATCGGTCAACCTGACCGCTATGATAACGCACAAGGGTTGATCGCCGATCTGATGATCATCGACCGCAGCCTGCGTCATCATTTCGCCGATTACGTGGCAGATACCACGGTTCGCAAAATGATTCGCCAAGTGGAACTATTCGGTTTCCATACGGCAGCGCTCGATGTGCGCCAGCATAGCCAGGAGCATGAAAATGCGATGGCCGAGATTTTGGCCAAAATGAATGTGGTTGAAGATTATGCACGCCTTACGGAAGACGGCAAAGTGGATCTGCTGGCCCGTTTGCTTGAAGATCCGCGTCCGCTGACTTCTGCATATCATCAATATACCGAGGGAACAAAGGAGTGTCTGGACGTATTCCGCACGATCAAGCGTGCACAGAACGAGTTCGGCACAGAATGCATTACCAGTTACCTGATCAGCATGACCCAAGGGGCAAGCGACCTGCTGGAAGTGATGGTTTTTGCGAAAGAAGTCGGCCTCTTCCAGAAAGGAAGCGACGGTAAGATCGTATCTACCCTTCAGGCAGTGCCGCTGTTCGAAACCATTGACGATCTGCATGCAGCATCCGACATTATGCAGAAGCTGTTCAAGCTTCCTGTATATCGTGCCAGCGTAAGCGCACGGAACGAATTGCACGAGATCATGCTCGGCTATTCGGACAGCAACAAGGACGGCGGCGTAGTGACCGCCAACTGGGAACTGCGGGTAGCGATGAACGCCATTACCGAGGTGGGCAATGAACACGGCGTGAAGCTGAAGTTCTTCCATGGCCGTGGTGGAGCGCTTGGCCGCGGCGGGATGCCGCTGAACCGCAGCATTCTGGCCCAACCGCCGCATACGATTGGCGGGGGCATCAAGATTACGGAGCAAGGCGAGGTCATCTCGTCCCGTTATTCCTTGAAAGGGATCGCTTACCGCAGTTTGGAACAAGCAACATCTGCGCTGATTACTGCTGCATTGAACAGTTTGGAACCGCAGGAATCGGCATCCGAGCGTCATTGGGACAGCATCATCAAGGATATTTCCGAGGTGTCGCTGCGCAAATATCAGGATTTGATTTTCCGCGACCCGGATTTCTTCACTTTCTTCAAAGAATCGACGCCGCTGCCTGAGGTTGGCGAACTGAACATCGGTTCCCGTCCATCCAAACGGAAAAACAGCGACAAGTTCGAGGATCTGAGAGCGATCCCTTGGGTGTTTGCATGGACGCAAAGCCGTTATCTGCTGCCGGCGTGGTATGCGGCGGGAACAGGACTGCAAAGCTATTATCAGGGCAAAGAAGAGAATTTGGCTGTTCTGAAAGACATGTATGCAAACTTCCCGTTCTTCCGGACATTGATCGATACGGTACAAATGGCAGTGGCCAAGGCGGATCTCGTCATCGCCAAGGAATACTCGGCCATGACTTCCAACAAAGAAGCGCGTGACCGCATCTATGGCCTGATTGAAGCCGAGTTTAATTTGACCAAAGATTTGATTCTGAAAATTACCGGCGAAACCGAAATTTTGAACGACGTGCCGGTGATTCAAGAATCCATCAGACTGCGTAATCCTTACGTCGATCCGTTGTCCTATATGCAAGTGCAGCTTCTCAGCGAACTGAGAGAACTGCGTGAACGTGGCGACGACGATG
- a CDS encoding Mrp/NBP35 family ATP-binding protein, with protein MLSKEQILELLQPLQEPQLGVSLTELQWIRDVMVKEHHVSLTIVTLDNKPEDTETLRDAVQAILLQHGIEDVHIRLRAASEHERDKVLGESSIPEEEDEVLVKGHAAGLDGHELLDPESGVRFIAIASGKGGVGKSTVTVNLATALARQGKKVGVIDADIYGFSVPDMMGIEEYPVVEDGVIQPVERFGVKVMSMGFFIRENNPVIWRGPMLGRMLRQFFTDVNWGELDYMLLDLPPGTGDVALDVHQMLPQSKEIIVTTPHATAAFVAARAGAMAIQTNHELLGVVENMAYHECGKCGEKEYIFGRGGGGQLAESLHTKLLAQIPLGSPDNHVSEPDFSPSVFKADTRIGALYDEVAQLIDNEF; from the coding sequence ATGTTATCAAAGGAACAGATCCTTGAACTATTGCAGCCTTTGCAAGAGCCACAACTGGGCGTTAGTTTGACGGAGCTGCAATGGATTCGAGATGTCATGGTAAAGGAACATCATGTGTCCCTCACCATCGTAACGCTGGACAATAAGCCGGAGGACACAGAAACTCTTCGTGATGCTGTACAAGCCATTTTATTGCAGCATGGGATCGAGGATGTACATATCCGGCTCCGTGCGGCATCCGAGCACGAACGGGATAAGGTATTGGGGGAATCTTCTATACCGGAAGAGGAGGATGAAGTCCTTGTAAAAGGCCATGCAGCCGGACTTGACGGCCATGAATTGCTTGACCCGGAATCCGGAGTACGCTTCATTGCAATTGCAAGCGGCAAGGGTGGCGTGGGGAAATCAACCGTTACGGTGAATTTGGCGACAGCGCTTGCACGGCAAGGCAAGAAGGTAGGGGTGATCGATGCGGATATCTACGGTTTCAGTGTGCCGGACATGATGGGCATCGAGGAATACCCTGTCGTGGAGGATGGCGTCATCCAGCCTGTTGAACGGTTTGGCGTCAAAGTGATGTCCATGGGATTTTTCATCCGGGAGAACAATCCTGTAATTTGGCGGGGTCCCATGCTTGGACGCATGTTACGGCAGTTCTTTACCGACGTGAATTGGGGAGAACTGGATTATATGTTGCTGGACCTGCCGCCTGGAACCGGCGACGTGGCTCTGGACGTTCATCAGATGCTGCCGCAGAGCAAAGAAATCATCGTCACGACGCCTCATGCCACCGCTGCATTTGTAGCAGCCCGTGCGGGAGCGATGGCGATTCAGACCAATCACGAACTGCTCGGCGTTGTGGAGAATATGGCTTACCACGAGTGCGGCAAATGCGGTGAAAAAGAATACATATTCGGTCGTGGCGGGGGCGGACAGCTTGCTGAAAGCCTGCACACCAAACTGCTTGCCCAGATTCCGCTTGGCTCACCGGATAACCACGTCTCAGAGCCGGATTTCTCGCCATCGGTATTCAAGGCGGATACGCGTATTGGAGCTCTGTATGATGAGGTTGCCCAATTGATCGATAACGAGTTCTGA